The DNA region ATTTCGATGACCGCCCCTTTTGCAGCACCGGCCGCACCGTCGAGATAAGAATAAGAACCGTAGAGAGCAGCTCCCAAAAGCGCCAGAGATACACCCGCTGCGAGAAGTATCGTTATCACTCTCTGTGACCAGAATATCATGGAAGCGTCTTCATGTATTCCTGCAGCATGAGGATCGCGGAAATACGGTCCACCATGTGCTTATTGCCAAAAGTTTTCATTTCCAGCTCGGCCATGACCCGTTTGGCCTGCATGGTGGTCATGCGCTCATCCCAGTATATCACCGGAAGCGAGGTTCCTCCTGCCAAAACCTCCCCGAACGCCCGGACCTTCCGGCTCTTCTCGCTCTCGCTGCCGTCCATGTTGAGAGGCAAACCGATGAGTATTTTCCCGACCCCGTGCTTATTCACTATCTCTGTCACCTGTTTCAGAATTTCTTCTTCCGAGTCGGCAATGACAGTATCCAATCCCTGGGCGGTTAAACCGAGCTCATCGGTTATTGCGAGGCCGGTCCTCCGCTCTCCGTAATCGATGGATAGAATTCTCATGTGTCGCCGCCCGTTTTCATCGCATCTGTAAGGACCTTCTCATGCACCTTAAACGCAAGCGGCGGGGTCTTTCCCACCTCGAACCAGCGAACCTCGGCGGCGTCATCCCCCGCTGTCGGCTCGCCCTGCCAGTCATGAACCCGGTAGGCCAGGAGGAGAACATGACGCCTGGCGCCGGTAATGCTGTCATACGCGCCCATGATGGAAATTTTTCCCGCGGTGATTCCGGTTTCTTCCAGGAGCTCCCGCCGGGCGCCCTCTTCAGGAGATTCACCCCATTCCAGGAAACCGCCGGGAAGACACCACTCCCCATAGTGCGGTTCGATGTTCCGCAGGGTGAGCAGCACCTGCCGGTTATTCAGAACCACAAGCGCGGCAGCCGGATAGGGATTCACATAGATGACATGCCCACAGGTCATGCAGACCGGCCGATGTCTCCCCTCACGGTGAATCACCCTGACCGGCGCTCCGCAAATCGGACAGTAGTTGAATTCAGGGAGTTCAAGCTTTGTCATGGGCTTAATATAATCCCATGAAGGATGGGGGGAAAGGATAAAGTAAGGACGCGGGCCTTACTTTAACATCATGATTTTCTCGGTCTTTATCACGTTTCCCCAGGAAAGAGACACGATATAGATGCCGCTGGAGACCAGGCTTCCCCGGTCATTCCGTCCATCCCACCTGATCGGGACCCTTTTCGCCAAGCCGTACCA from Candidatus Latescibacter sp. includes:
- the ruvX gene encoding Holliday junction resolvase RuvX, whose product is MRILSIDYGERRTGLAITDELGLTAQGLDTVIADSEEEILKQVTEIVNKHGVGKILIGLPLNMDGSESEKSRKVRAFGEVLAGGTSLPVIYWDERMTTMQAKRVMAELEMKTFGNKHMVDRISAILMLQEYMKTLP
- a CDS encoding NUDIX hydrolase; the protein is MTKLELPEFNYCPICGAPVRVIHREGRHRPVCMTCGHVIYVNPYPAAALVVLNNRQVLLTLRNIEPHYGEWCLPGGFLEWGESPEEGARRELLEETGITAGKISIMGAYDSITGARRHVLLLAYRVHDWQGEPTAGDDAAEVRWFEVGKTPPLAFKVHEKVLTDAMKTGGDT